In Streptomyces dangxiongensis, one DNA window encodes the following:
- a CDS encoding AAA family ATPase: protein MFTSVDDVSARLAETGYLASPAVATTVFLADRLGKPLLVEGPAGVGKTELAKAVAQVAGARLVRLQCYEGVDESRALYEWNHAKQLLRISAARDESWDETRTDIFSEEFLLPRPLLSAIRGDEPTVLLIDETDKADVEMEGLLLEVLSDFQITVPELGTVTATRRPFVVLTSNAARELSEALRRRCLFLHIGFPEEELERRIVRLKVPGLGEALTESVVRVVGALRAMDLRKVPSVAETIDWARTLLALGARTLDETVVQDTLGVILKHEDDIRKAAAKLDLDAL from the coding sequence TTGTTCACTTCCGTCGACGACGTCTCCGCCCGCCTGGCCGAGACCGGCTACCTGGCCTCCCCCGCCGTCGCCACCACCGTCTTCCTGGCGGACCGGCTGGGCAAGCCGCTGCTGGTCGAGGGCCCCGCCGGGGTGGGCAAGACCGAACTGGCCAAGGCCGTCGCCCAGGTGGCCGGGGCCCGGCTGGTACGGCTCCAGTGCTACGAGGGCGTGGACGAGTCCCGCGCCCTGTACGAGTGGAACCACGCCAAGCAGTTGCTGCGGATCAGCGCGGCCCGCGACGAGAGCTGGGACGAGACCCGCACCGACATCTTCAGCGAGGAGTTCCTCCTCCCCCGCCCCCTGCTGAGCGCCATCCGCGGCGACGAACCGACCGTGCTGCTGATCGACGAGACCGACAAGGCCGACGTCGAGATGGAGGGGCTGCTGCTGGAGGTGCTCAGCGACTTCCAGATCACCGTCCCCGAGCTGGGCACGGTCACCGCGACCCGCCGCCCCTTCGTCGTCCTCACCTCCAACGCCGCCCGGGAACTGTCCGAGGCGCTGCGCCGCCGCTGCCTGTTCCTGCACATCGGCTTCCCCGAGGAGGAGCTGGAGCGGCGGATCGTACGGCTGAAGGTGCCGGGCCTCGGCGAGGCGCTGACCGAGTCGGTGGTCCGGGTGGTCGGGGCGCTGCGCGCGATGGACCTGCGCAAGGTGCCCTCCGTGGCCGAGACCATCGACTGGGCGCGCACCCTGCTGGCCCTGGGCGCCCGCACCCTGGACGAGACGGTCGTCCAGGACACCCTCGGGGTGATCCTCAAGCACGAGGACGACATCCGGAAGGCGGCGGCCAAGCTCGACCTGGACGCGCTGTGA
- a CDS encoding adenine nucleotide alpha hydrolase family protein codes for MVRERTEGILLRHPGVEVVGEQLTGTVADVLCESAAFTEMLVLGSRGVGAGT; via the coding sequence ATGGTGCGCGAGCGCACGGAAGGCATTCTCCTCCGTCATCCCGGTGTCGAGGTGGTCGGTGAGCAACTGACCGGGACCGTGGCCGATGTCCTGTGCGAGTCGGCGGCCTTCACCGAGATGCTGGTGCTGGGCTCGCGCGGCGTCGGTGCCGGCACCTGA
- a CDS encoding ABC transporter permease, which translates to MTTLALQTSDASGSERPARLRHELRAVHALVHRDLLRLAGQRTHTALMLVQPVLYLLILGGGLAALIPSASLGVGYQTYLFPGMLMMTVQMPAITVGVRLITDRERGYLRELLMAPVSRSTLLLGSCIGGTLAATAQGAVLLGLAGVVGLPYDPQLLVLLLAGMILASFTITALALALAVSLRRAETFHLMLGLVMMPLLFLSGAFFPLRAMPDWARALADANPLAYGVDLLRGCIALRAPDQRAVAGIEWAGWQPPLTLEAALLLAGGTMALLWAAHRFKRPE; encoded by the coding sequence ATGACCACACTCGCGCTCCAGACCTCGGACGCCTCCGGCAGTGAACGGCCGGCCCGCCTACGGCACGAACTGCGCGCGGTCCACGCCCTGGTCCACCGCGATCTGCTCCGCCTGGCCGGGCAACGCACCCACACGGCGCTCATGTTGGTGCAGCCCGTGCTCTACCTCCTCATCCTGGGAGGCGGACTGGCCGCTCTCATCCCCAGCGCCTCACTGGGCGTCGGCTACCAGACGTACCTGTTCCCCGGGATGCTGATGATGACGGTACAGATGCCCGCCATCACCGTCGGCGTCCGGCTGATCACCGACCGGGAGAGGGGTTACCTGCGAGAACTCCTGATGGCCCCGGTCAGCCGCTCCACCCTGCTCCTGGGAAGCTGCATCGGCGGCACGCTGGCCGCCACAGCGCAGGGCGCCGTACTCCTCGGCCTGGCCGGGGTCGTCGGCCTGCCCTACGACCCGCAGCTCCTGGTGCTCCTCCTCGCCGGCATGATTCTGGCCTCCTTCACCATCACCGCCCTGGCCCTGGCCCTGGCCGTGAGCCTCCGCAGAGCCGAGACGTTCCACCTGATGCTCGGCCTGGTGATGATGCCGCTGCTGTTCCTCTCCGGTGCCTTCTTCCCGCTGCGGGCGATGCCCGACTGGGCCCGCGCACTGGCCGATGCCAATCCGCTCGCCTACGGAGTGGACCTGCTCCGCGGCTGCATCGCCCTGCGGGCACCGGACCAGAGAGCCGTCGCAGGCATCGAATGGGCCGGCTGGCAACCTCCCCTCACCCTCGAAGCCGCCCTCCTCCTCGCCGGTGGCACGATGGCCCTCCTCTGGGCCGCCCACCGCTTCAAGCGCCCGGAATGA
- a CDS encoding vWA domain-containing protein — MSAVAGRITGLVGALRAHGVRIGTGETVDAARAVEALGLADRELLREGLAATLLHGPDQRHLFDSVFDLYFPRGVGGPDGTPQDREALRDRLARALADDDRALLARLAAEAVDALGTYGGPEGSDGWSAYQTLDRLRPQTLLARVRADVRGRDGGGTGFADRLLDDGIRRRIEEFRRMVGAEARRRVAERRGRDEIARRAVRPTADRVDFLFANRDQLAELRRVVRPLARKLATRLAARRRRAARGTIDLRRTLRSSLTTGGVPIRPVLRRRRPVRPELVLLCDVSGSVSGFSDFTMLLVQALHDQFSKVRVFAFVNRLDEVTGLLDHGRADPDGLGSRIRAEATLTGWHGSSDYGVALGEFTERYGGAAGLRTTVFVLGDARTNMSDPNLPAVRDLARRARRVYWLNPEPRDRWGTGDSAAPAYAELVEMHECRTARQLGALIARLLPV; from the coding sequence GTGAGCGCCGTCGCCGGCCGGATCACCGGCCTGGTCGGGGCGCTGCGCGCGCACGGGGTGCGGATCGGCACCGGGGAGACCGTGGACGCGGCCCGCGCGGTGGAGGCGCTGGGGCTGGCGGACCGGGAGCTGCTGCGCGAGGGGCTGGCCGCCACCCTGCTGCACGGCCCGGACCAGCGGCACCTGTTCGACTCCGTCTTCGACCTGTACTTCCCGCGCGGCGTCGGCGGACCCGACGGCACCCCGCAGGACCGCGAGGCGCTGCGCGACCGGCTCGCGCGGGCACTGGCCGACGACGACCGGGCACTGCTGGCCCGGCTGGCGGCGGAGGCGGTCGACGCCCTGGGCACGTACGGGGGTCCGGAGGGGTCCGACGGCTGGTCGGCGTACCAGACCCTGGACCGGCTGCGCCCCCAGACCCTGCTGGCGCGGGTACGGGCCGACGTGCGGGGTCGGGACGGCGGCGGCACGGGCTTCGCGGACCGGCTGCTCGACGACGGGATCCGGCGCCGCATCGAGGAGTTCCGGCGGATGGTCGGCGCGGAGGCGCGGCGCCGGGTGGCCGAACGGCGCGGACGGGACGAGATCGCACGGCGCGCTGTCCGCCCGACCGCCGACCGGGTGGACTTCCTGTTCGCGAACCGGGACCAGCTCGCCGAACTGCGCCGGGTCGTACGGCCGCTCGCCCGCAAGCTGGCCACGCGGCTCGCCGCCCGCCGCCGCCGGGCCGCGCGGGGCACGATCGATCTGCGCCGCACGCTCCGTTCCTCGCTGACCACGGGCGGGGTGCCGATCCGGCCGGTGCTGCGCAGGCGCCGTCCGGTCCGGCCCGAACTGGTGCTGCTCTGCGACGTCTCCGGCTCGGTGTCCGGCTTCTCCGACTTCACCATGCTGCTGGTGCAGGCGCTGCACGACCAGTTCAGCAAGGTCCGGGTGTTCGCGTTCGTCAACCGGCTCGACGAGGTGACCGGCCTGCTCGACCACGGCCGGGCCGACCCGGACGGGCTCGGCTCCCGCATCCGCGCCGAGGCCACGCTCACCGGCTGGCACGGCAGCAGCGACTACGGCGTGGCGCTGGGCGAGTTCACCGAGCGGTACGGCGGCGCGGCCGGCTTGCGTACCACGGTGTTCGTCCTCGGAGACGCCCGGACGAACATGAGCGACCCCAACCTCCCCGCCGTCCGCGACCTGGCCCGGCGGGCCCGCCGTGTCTACTGGCTGAACCCCGAGCCACGCGACCGGTGGGGCACCGGCGACTCGGCCGCGCCCGCCTACGCGGAGCTGGTGGAGATGCACGAGTGCCGCACGGCCCGGCAGCTCGGCGCACTGATCGCCCGCCTGCTGCCGGTGTGA
- a CDS encoding type 1 glutamine amidotransferase domain-containing protein, which translates to MSKILFVMTGADHWTLADGTAHPTGFWAEEAVVPYRALRAAGHEVVVATPGGVVPPVDRASLAAEVNGGQEKADEIARAVEDMAELRTPVKLAEVDLADFAAVFYPGGHGPMEDLAVDADSGRLLTATLDSGKPLAVVCHGPAALLAAVRADGTNAFAGYRVAAFTNEEETQGGLAGQARWLLEDRLTEAGVEVRTGEPWAPHVVVDRTLVTGQNPASSAPVAEELLKRLG; encoded by the coding sequence ATGTCGAAAATCTTGTTCGTGATGACCGGCGCCGATCACTGGACGCTTGCCGACGGCACCGCGCACCCGACCGGCTTCTGGGCCGAGGAGGCCGTCGTCCCCTACCGTGCCCTCAGGGCCGCCGGTCACGAGGTCGTCGTCGCCACTCCGGGCGGTGTGGTCCCTCCGGTCGACCGGGCGAGCCTGGCCGCCGAGGTCAACGGCGGTCAGGAGAAGGCCGACGAGATCGCCCGAGCGGTGGAGGACATGGCCGAGCTGCGGACGCCCGTGAAGCTCGCCGAGGTGGACCTCGCCGACTTCGCCGCCGTGTTCTACCCGGGCGGGCACGGCCCCATGGAGGACCTGGCCGTGGACGCCGACTCCGGCAGGCTGCTGACGGCGACCCTGGATTCCGGCAAGCCGCTGGCCGTGGTCTGCCACGGCCCGGCCGCCCTGCTCGCCGCGGTCCGGGCGGACGGCACCAACGCCTTCGCCGGCTACCGCGTGGCAGCCTTCACCAACGAGGAGGAGACCCAGGGCGGTCTCGCCGGGCAGGCCAGGTGGCTGCTCGAGGACCGGCTGACCGAGGCGGGCGTCGAGGTGCGGACGGGCGAGCCGTGGGCGCCGCACGTGGTGGTCGACCGCACCCTGGTCACCGGCCAGAACCCGGCCTCCTCCGCTCCGGTCGCCGAGGAGCTGCTGAAGCGGCTGGGCTGA
- a CDS encoding LysR family transcriptional regulator, whose amino-acid sequence METPSPDLNLLRTFLAVYRSGSFTGAARLLGLSQPTVTTQMRALERQTGRELFERLPRGVTPTPVADELAARIAAPLDDLAVVAGPTPPAGARAEPVHLAGPAEFLCTTVLPALAPLVAEGLRLRVSAGLTDPLLEELRAGRHDLVIATTRPRGRTLHAVPLADEEFVLVAAPAWADRLPEQQGSSVPLDPAVLHGVPLVTYAEDLPIARRYWRHVFGRRLSRTAAVTVPDLRGVLAAVAGGAGFSVLPRYLCQDLLASGALVALLEPEDPPINTSFLVQRPGAASDNPDVARVRDLLLTAARGW is encoded by the coding sequence GTGGAGACCCCCTCACCCGACCTCAACCTGCTGCGCACCTTCCTCGCGGTCTACCGCTCCGGCTCCTTCACCGGCGCCGCCCGCCTGCTCGGACTGTCGCAGCCGACGGTGACGACGCAGATGCGCGCGCTGGAACGGCAGACCGGCCGTGAGCTGTTCGAACGGCTGCCGCGCGGGGTCACGCCCACTCCGGTGGCCGACGAGCTGGCGGCCCGGATCGCCGCGCCCCTCGACGACCTGGCCGTCGTCGCCGGCCCCACCCCGCCTGCCGGTGCCCGCGCCGAGCCCGTCCACCTGGCCGGCCCCGCGGAGTTCCTCTGCACCACCGTGCTGCCGGCTCTCGCCCCGCTGGTCGCCGAGGGGCTGCGGCTGCGGGTGTCGGCGGGGCTGACCGATCCGCTGCTGGAGGAACTGCGCGCCGGCCGTCACGACCTGGTGATCGCGACGACCCGCCCGCGCGGCCGTACGCTGCACGCCGTGCCCCTCGCGGACGAGGAGTTCGTCCTGGTCGCCGCCCCGGCCTGGGCCGACCGGCTGCCGGAACAGCAGGGCTCCTCCGTCCCCCTGGACCCCGCCGTCCTGCACGGTGTCCCGCTCGTCACGTACGCCGAGGATCTGCCGATCGCCCGCAGGTACTGGCGGCACGTCTTCGGCCGGCGGCTGTCCCGTACCGCCGCCGTGACCGTGCCCGACCTGCGCGGTGTTCTCGCGGCCGTGGCCGGTGGCGCCGGGTTCAGCGTGCTGCCCCGCTATCTGTGCCAGGACCTGCTGGCCTCCGGCGCCCTGGTGGCGCTGCTGGAACCGGAGGATCCGCCGATCAACACCAGCTTCCTCGTGCAGCGTCCCGGCGCCGCCTCCGACAATCCGGACGTGGCCCGCGTCCGCGACCTGCTGCTGACGGCGGCGCGCGGCTGGTAG
- a CDS encoding pirin family protein — translation MSNLDRAPVPSVCGGRGFVVAEPVRELLSPRHVKLGESTEVRRLLPNLGRRMIGAWAFVDHYGPDDIADQPGMQVPPHPHIGLQTVSWLHQGEVLHRDSTGSRQTIGPRQLGLMTSGRAISHSEETPRQHARFLHGAQLWVALPDEHRHTDPRFEYHPELPEVTAPGLTATVILGELDGSRSPGTTFTPIVGADLALSGGTDVRLPLEPDFEYGVLAMSGEVRVDGVPVLPGSMLYLGCGRSELPLRAESDAEVMLLGGEPFAEELLMWWNFVARTQEEIEQARADWMEGSRFGEVKGYDGNPLPAPALPPVPLKPRGRTR, via the coding sequence ATGAGCAACCTTGACCGCGCACCCGTGCCCAGCGTCTGCGGTGGCCGCGGCTTCGTCGTCGCCGAACCCGTGCGCGAGCTGCTGAGCCCCCGGCATGTGAAGCTGGGCGAGTCGACCGAGGTACGCCGGCTCCTGCCGAACCTCGGACGGCGCATGATCGGCGCGTGGGCGTTCGTCGACCACTACGGCCCCGACGACATCGCCGACCAGCCGGGCATGCAGGTGCCGCCCCACCCGCACATCGGGCTCCAGACGGTCAGCTGGCTGCACCAGGGCGAGGTGCTGCACCGGGACTCCACGGGCAGCCGGCAGACGATCGGGCCCCGGCAGCTTGGCCTGATGACCTCGGGCCGCGCGATCAGCCACTCCGAGGAGACCCCGCGTCAGCACGCCCGCTTCCTGCACGGGGCCCAACTGTGGGTCGCCCTGCCCGACGAACACCGGCACACCGACCCGCGGTTCGAGTACCACCCCGAGCTGCCCGAGGTCACCGCGCCCGGACTGACCGCCACGGTGATCCTGGGCGAGCTGGACGGCTCCCGGTCGCCCGGTACGACGTTCACCCCGATCGTCGGCGCCGACCTCGCCCTCAGCGGGGGCACCGACGTACGCCTGCCGCTGGAACCGGACTTCGAGTACGGCGTACTGGCGATGTCCGGCGAGGTCCGCGTGGACGGGGTGCCGGTGCTGCCCGGCTCGATGCTCTACCTGGGCTGCGGACGGTCCGAACTCCCGCTGCGCGCCGAGTCGGACGCCGAGGTCATGCTCCTGGGCGGTGAGCCGTTCGCCGAGGAACTCCTCATGTGGTGGAACTTCGTCGCCCGCACCCAGGAGGAGATCGAACAGGCCCGCGCGGACTGGATGGAAGGATCCCGTTTCGGCGAGGTGAAGGGGTACGACGGCAACCCGCTGCCCGCCCCCGCGCTGCCACCGGTGCCGCTCAAACCACGCGGAAGGACCCGCTGA
- a CDS encoding cupin domain-containing protein, which yields MLEVKTVEKPDERRDFPRGHLEALHLTGLDFAVGTFEPGWRWSESVAPIAGTGSCMVPHNGYVVQGRMRLRMDDDGGEAEVGPGDVFVCAPGHDAWVVGDEPVIVYDFAGTMANEYAKS from the coding sequence ATGCTGGAAGTGAAGACCGTCGAGAAGCCGGACGAGCGGCGCGACTTCCCCCGCGGCCACCTCGAAGCGCTCCATCTGACCGGGCTCGACTTCGCGGTGGGTACGTTCGAACCGGGCTGGCGCTGGTCGGAGTCCGTGGCGCCGATCGCGGGCACCGGGAGCTGCATGGTCCCCCACAACGGATACGTGGTGCAGGGGCGGATGCGCCTCCGCATGGACGACGACGGCGGCGAGGCCGAGGTCGGTCCGGGTGACGTCTTCGTGTGCGCGCCCGGCCACGACGCCTGGGTCGTCGGTGACGAGCCGGTCATCGTCTACGACTTCGCCGGGACCATGGCGAACGAGTACGCGAAGAGCTGA
- a CDS encoding TetR/AcrR family transcriptional regulator has protein sequence MGRVSQAQAQENRQRVVETASRLFREQGTHVSVADLMKAAGLTHGGFYKQFASKDALVDEATAHAFDELARLHTAGIERHAGQHDAAQREVIDTYLSVEHRDNAADGCPVAGLAADMARADGNDEAHRVYAEGVRAFAEALATEDQDGITRLCTMLGALVLARATKDSPLSEEILTTARAALTESG, from the coding sequence ATGGGTCGCGTGTCACAGGCTCAGGCGCAGGAGAACCGGCAGCGGGTCGTGGAGACCGCCTCCCGGCTGTTCCGCGAACAAGGCACCCACGTCAGCGTCGCCGACCTCATGAAGGCCGCCGGCCTGACTCACGGCGGCTTCTACAAGCAGTTCGCCTCCAAGGACGCCCTCGTCGACGAGGCCACCGCGCACGCCTTCGACGAACTCGCCCGGCTCCACACGGCCGGGATCGAGCGGCATGCCGGACAACACGACGCCGCCCAGCGGGAGGTGATCGACACCTACCTCTCCGTCGAGCACCGCGACAACGCGGCGGACGGCTGCCCCGTCGCCGGGCTCGCCGCCGACATGGCGCGCGCGGACGGCAACGACGAGGCCCACCGCGTCTACGCCGAGGGTGTGCGCGCCTTCGCCGAGGCGCTCGCCACCGAGGACCAGGACGGCATCACCCGGCTGTGCACCATGCTCGGAGCCCTCGTCCTGGCCCGCGCCACCAAGGACTCCCCGCTCTCGGAGGAGATCCTCACCACCGCGCGCGCGGCCTTGACGGAATCCGGCTGA
- a CDS encoding universal stress protein produces MDEEVSRKVVVGVDGSQCSYEALRWAVRYAGVIGGTVDAVAVWELPGLYGWSGPAVDMDVDEDETRQQMRKELTEVLGADAAGSVRAHVVHGNPADVLLRAAQGAEALVVGSRGRGGFARALLGSVSQHVSQHAGCPVVIVRSAEK; encoded by the coding sequence ATGGACGAGGAGGTCTCCCGGAAAGTGGTGGTCGGCGTCGACGGCTCGCAGTGCTCCTACGAGGCGCTGCGGTGGGCCGTGCGTTACGCCGGCGTGATCGGCGGCACCGTGGACGCGGTCGCCGTGTGGGAGCTGCCCGGTCTGTACGGCTGGTCGGGGCCGGCCGTGGACATGGACGTCGACGAGGACGAGACTCGGCAACAGATGCGGAAGGAGCTGACCGAGGTGCTCGGCGCGGACGCGGCCGGCTCGGTGCGGGCCCATGTGGTGCACGGCAACCCCGCCGACGTGCTGCTTCGGGCCGCGCAAGGAGCCGAGGCCTTGGTCGTGGGCAGCCGGGGCAGGGGCGGATTCGCGCGGGCCCTGCTGGGCTCTGTCAGCCAGCACGTGTCGCAGCACGCGGGCTGCCCGGTCGTGATCGTGCGCTCAGCGGAGAAGTGA
- a CDS encoding ABC transporter permease — MTAPPDDCLTRNEWICGLYLTTRRQILLDAVLQHLRLTTLSVLIAVAVALPLALLARRLGWAAGPVLAVTTVLYTIPSLAMFSLLLPLYGLSAALVVAGLVLYSLTLLVRNILAGLRAVPEETRQAARGLGYGPLRLLLTVELPLALPAAMAGLRIATVSAVSLVTVGAIVGFGGLGNLLYAGMNTYFKAQVLTASVLCVLLAVAADLLLLGVQWLITPWTRAGRA, encoded by the coding sequence GTGACCGCGCCCCCGGACGACTGCCTCACACGCAACGAGTGGATCTGCGGCCTCTATCTGACCACCCGCCGCCAGATCCTCCTCGACGCGGTCCTCCAACACTTGAGGCTGACCACGCTGTCCGTCCTCATCGCCGTGGCCGTCGCCCTGCCGCTCGCGCTCCTGGCCCGCCGCCTTGGCTGGGCAGCCGGCCCGGTCCTCGCCGTCACGACGGTGCTCTACACGATCCCCTCGCTGGCCATGTTCTCCCTGCTCCTGCCCCTCTACGGCCTGTCGGCCGCCCTCGTCGTCGCCGGGCTCGTGCTGTACTCGCTCACGCTGCTCGTACGGAACATCCTCGCGGGCCTGCGCGCGGTCCCGGAGGAGACCCGGCAGGCCGCGCGCGGCCTCGGCTACGGCCCCCTCCGCCTGCTCCTCACCGTCGAACTGCCCCTCGCCCTGCCCGCCGCGATGGCCGGCCTGCGCATCGCCACCGTCTCGGCGGTCTCCCTGGTCACGGTCGGCGCGATCGTGGGCTTCGGCGGCCTCGGCAACCTCCTCTACGCGGGCATGAACACCTACTTCAAGGCCCAGGTGCTCACCGCGTCCGTCCTGTGCGTTCTGCTCGCCGTCGCCGCCGACCTGCTCCTGCTCGGCGTGCAGTGGCTGATCACCCCCTGGACCCGGGCCGGCCGCGCATGA
- a CDS encoding ABC transporter permease, translating to MSTLNATWGWLTDPAHWSGDDGIRHRLLQHLLLTLVCLLVSCLIALPVALVLGHLGKGGALAVNISNAGRAVPTFAVLVLLLLTPVGRWGEGPTVVALVLFAAPPLLTNAYVGMREVDRSVVRAARGMGMTGRQVLFRVELPLALPMIVNGVRIAAVQLVATATIAALAGGGGLGRIITAGFNLASTPQVVAGALLVAVVALLVEGVFEVAGRLAPTWVRGGR from the coding sequence ATGAGCACCCTCAACGCCACCTGGGGCTGGCTCACCGATCCCGCGCACTGGTCGGGCGACGACGGCATCCGGCACCGGCTGCTGCAGCACCTGCTGCTCACCCTCGTCTGCCTGCTCGTCAGTTGTCTGATCGCCCTGCCCGTCGCCCTCGTCCTCGGCCACCTCGGCAAGGGAGGCGCGCTCGCCGTCAACATCTCCAACGCCGGGCGGGCCGTGCCCACCTTCGCCGTCCTGGTCCTGCTGCTCCTGACCCCGGTCGGCCGGTGGGGCGAGGGCCCCACGGTGGTCGCCCTCGTCCTGTTCGCCGCGCCGCCGCTGCTCACCAACGCCTATGTCGGCATGCGCGAGGTCGACCGGAGCGTGGTGCGGGCCGCCCGCGGCATGGGGATGACCGGCCGGCAGGTGCTGTTCCGCGTGGAACTGCCCCTGGCGCTGCCCATGATCGTGAACGGGGTGCGGATCGCCGCGGTCCAGCTCGTCGCCACCGCCACGATCGCCGCGCTCGCGGGCGGCGGCGGTCTCGGCCGGATCATCACGGCGGGCTTCAACCTCGCCAGCACACCCCAGGTCGTCGCCGGCGCCCTGCTCGTGGCGGTGGTCGCCCTCCTCGTCGAGGGCGTCTTCGAGGTCGCCGGACGGCTGGCACCAACGTGGGTCCGGGGCGGCCGGTGA
- a CDS encoding NADP-dependent oxidoreductase, translating to MKAFRVERYGDKAGVRADDVPRPQVGADDVLVRIHAASVNPLDLKIRDGEFKAILPYRVPFVLGNDLAGTVVEVGTAVTRFSVGDEVYARPDKDRIGTFAELIAVHQDDVAVKPVTLTMEEAASLPLVALTSWQALVERARVRPGQKVLVHAGSGGVGTIAVQLARHLGARVATTTGTANVDLVKSLGADVVVDYKKQAFETVLHDYDIVLDPLGGENVEKSLRVLKPGGKVISIAGPPDAAFARELGANPILRTAMAALSFRTRRRARRRHATYEFLFMRASGHQLRELAALVDAGHIRPVVDRVFPFASIPEALEYVEKGRPKAGKVVVTMM from the coding sequence ATGAAGGCCTTCAGGGTCGAGCGCTACGGCGACAAGGCCGGCGTGCGTGCCGATGACGTGCCGCGGCCGCAGGTGGGCGCGGACGACGTCCTGGTCCGGATCCACGCCGCGAGCGTCAACCCGCTCGACCTCAAGATCCGGGACGGGGAGTTCAAGGCGATCCTGCCGTACCGGGTCCCGTTCGTCCTGGGCAACGACCTGGCCGGGACGGTGGTCGAGGTGGGTACGGCGGTGACGCGGTTCTCGGTGGGCGACGAGGTGTACGCGCGTCCCGACAAGGACCGGATCGGCACGTTCGCCGAGCTGATCGCCGTCCACCAGGACGACGTGGCCGTCAAACCGGTCACGCTGACGATGGAGGAGGCCGCGTCCCTCCCGCTGGTCGCCCTGACCTCGTGGCAGGCCCTCGTCGAACGGGCACGTGTGCGGCCGGGCCAGAAGGTCCTCGTCCACGCGGGCTCCGGCGGCGTGGGCACCATCGCCGTCCAGTTGGCGAGACATCTGGGTGCGCGTGTGGCCACGACCACCGGTACGGCCAACGTCGACCTGGTGAAGAGCCTGGGTGCGGACGTCGTCGTCGACTACAAGAAGCAGGCGTTCGAAACGGTTCTGCACGACTACGACATCGTCCTCGACCCACTCGGCGGCGAGAACGTCGAGAAGTCCCTGCGCGTGCTCAAGCCCGGCGGGAAGGTCATCAGCATCGCCGGCCCTCCCGACGCCGCCTTCGCCAGGGAGCTGGGTGCGAATCCGATCCTGCGGACGGCCATGGCCGCGCTGAGCTTCCGCACCCGACGCAGGGCCCGGCGCCGTCATGCGACGTACGAGTTCCTGTTCATGAGGGCGAGCGGGCACCAACTGCGCGAGCTGGCCGCGCTCGTCGACGCCGGACACATCCGGCCCGTCGTCGACCGCGTCTTCCCTTTCGCATCGATCCCGGAGGCTCTGGAGTACGTCGAGAAAGGGCGCCCGAAGGCCGGGAAGGTCGTCGTCACGATGATGTGA
- a CDS encoding SDR family oxidoreductase, with the protein MELKNAVAVVTGANRGLGRHLATQLMERGAKVYAAARRPESVDLPGVTPLRLDVTDEESIRAAARIASDVTLLVNNAGISTATPLLAGDPDMVRLEMDTNFYGPLAVTRTFAPVIEGNGGGAVLNVLSVLSWLHPADLGAYAAAKAAAWALTDAAREELAPRGITVSALHVGYMDTDMATVVPADQKADPADVATQALNGIEQGLPEILADDITRLVKKGLATAPTAA; encoded by the coding sequence ATGGAACTGAAGAACGCCGTCGCCGTGGTCACAGGCGCCAACCGGGGCCTGGGACGCCACCTGGCCACCCAGCTAATGGAGCGCGGAGCCAAGGTCTACGCGGCGGCCCGCCGCCCCGAGAGCGTGGACCTGCCCGGCGTCACCCCGCTCCGCCTGGACGTGACCGACGAGGAGTCGATCCGGGCCGCGGCGCGCATCGCCTCCGACGTGACGCTGCTGGTGAACAACGCGGGGATCTCCACTGCCACCCCGCTGCTCGCCGGCGACCCGGACATGGTGCGCCTGGAGATGGACACCAACTTCTACGGGCCGCTCGCCGTCACCCGGACGTTCGCCCCGGTCATCGAGGGCAACGGCGGCGGGGCCGTGCTCAACGTCCTGTCCGTCCTGTCGTGGCTGCACCCCGCCGACCTCGGGGCCTACGCGGCAGCCAAGGCCGCGGCCTGGGCGCTGACCGACGCCGCCCGCGAGGAGCTGGCGCCCCGCGGCATCACCGTCTCGGCACTGCACGTCGGATACATGGACACCGACATGGCCACTGTCGTCCCGGCCGATCAGAAGGCCGACCCCGCCGACGTCGCCACCCAGGCCCTGAACGGCATCGAGCAGGGCCTGCCCGAGATCCTCGCCGACGACATCACCCGCCTCGTCAAGAAGGGCCTGGCCACGGCGCCGACCGCGGCCTGA